Proteins co-encoded in one Christiangramia fulva genomic window:
- a CDS encoding carboxypeptidase-like regulatory domain-containing protein, with translation MKYILLLFLFLLCGSNYAQEMVIRGTIRDKQLQPLSTVLLQARNSQNQVLDYTYSDQNGHYHLNFIKNNELIIIEASSLGFSSIKKEVTIADQKMLEALDFELEEKAESLKEVIVEGHQKIRINSDTTFIRVSQYATDTEQTVEDLLKRLPGIEVLPDGSIKAHGKPIESLLVEGENILDKNYKILSKNLDAETLEEVQILENYEENPIFKQLSSSEKVALNLKLKDKFKYVLFGNISGGYGLKNRYETALTLGLLRKRIKLLEFSNANNTGNKAANLLQSERTVIDLSQMFQKIEKQPLTIFSIDEQEENIFNNRSIFNTSMLHSIGLSTKMNNELSLRGDVTVISDITTQDYQAQTEYFTGANSTTFFETSSYKNNNRIGDTELEIKFTPNSSNYLINTVSYNMNPHDALNSITLSDQEIRQQNDINSEKFYNHLEHTYLVTKKSALNNYLYFGYGDSKESAEIIYPSLSELFKKEIDETFYQDVRNKFNYYGLQSTLLTKSQKWENHLQLHIHNEVETAKSSLITEQEESFEGYTNNLKIDNIFVAISNSLKFKLTQDNYLRGGISLKRSWFNGDEYLLKNANFTLRHKLKNKGVVRLGYSFKEELPELQLLLPNYALNSYQDFISGSDDIKKLGNSVFSLNYSLYNDIKGFSINASALHTITHSGYAPGAFTNENFIFNEFIPSPNGKNTLANLILTNYFSKLKLATKVETNQSFIQSPFSIDQTSELKLQNYSGDYSFSVSSYFDKWFNFSSGFAYRYSSSELRDETNSFETSKVFADFDIKIFESIKFNLNNELYVLNKENYTFMNANIVYEPKQSRWSGTVQLNNLLNEREYLLQSINSFKSYQKRISLVPAYALLSIKYRF, from the coding sequence ATGAAGTACATTCTCCTACTTTTTTTATTTCTCCTTTGCGGAAGCAATTATGCGCAGGAAATGGTTATTCGGGGAACTATTAGGGATAAGCAACTTCAACCTCTTTCAACAGTTCTATTACAAGCGAGGAATTCACAAAATCAAGTTCTTGACTATACATACAGCGACCAAAATGGACATTATCATTTAAATTTTATAAAAAACAACGAGTTAATAATTATTGAAGCTTCCAGTTTAGGATTTTCATCTATTAAAAAGGAAGTAACAATTGCCGATCAAAAAATGTTGGAGGCTCTGGATTTCGAATTGGAAGAAAAAGCGGAGTCTTTAAAAGAAGTAATTGTTGAAGGTCATCAAAAAATTAGAATAAATTCTGATACCACGTTTATCCGTGTTTCACAATATGCTACCGATACGGAACAAACGGTTGAAGACCTTTTAAAAAGATTGCCTGGTATTGAAGTTTTACCCGACGGAAGTATTAAAGCCCATGGTAAGCCTATTGAAAGCCTTTTAGTGGAAGGAGAAAATATACTTGATAAAAATTATAAAATTCTATCTAAGAATCTAGATGCAGAAACCCTCGAAGAAGTACAGATTTTAGAAAATTATGAAGAAAATCCTATTTTTAAACAATTATCAAGCTCTGAAAAAGTAGCTCTTAATTTAAAGCTCAAGGATAAATTCAAATATGTCTTATTTGGTAATATTTCCGGAGGGTACGGTTTGAAAAACCGATATGAAACAGCCTTAACCTTGGGATTACTTAGAAAGCGAATTAAATTATTAGAATTTAGTAATGCTAATAATACCGGGAACAAAGCAGCCAACTTATTACAAAGTGAAAGAACAGTAATCGATCTATCCCAAATGTTTCAAAAGATCGAGAAACAGCCATTAACTATTTTTTCGATTGATGAACAAGAAGAAAATATTTTCAATAACAGAAGTATTTTCAACACATCCATGCTGCATTCAATCGGATTATCCACTAAAATGAATAATGAACTATCTTTAAGAGGGGATGTAACTGTTATTTCAGACATAACCACGCAAGATTATCAGGCTCAGACCGAATATTTCACGGGTGCGAACAGCACTACTTTTTTTGAAACCAGCAGTTATAAGAATAACAATAGAATAGGAGATACGGAGCTAGAAATTAAATTTACCCCCAACTCTAGCAATTACCTCATTAATACTGTAAGTTACAATATGAATCCTCACGATGCCTTGAATAGCATCACATTAAGTGATCAAGAGATTAGACAACAAAATGATATTAATTCAGAAAAGTTTTACAACCATTTAGAACATACATATTTGGTTACTAAAAAAAGCGCATTGAACAATTACCTTTATTTCGGGTATGGTGATTCTAAAGAAAGTGCAGAAATTATTTATCCAAGTTTGAGTGAGCTGTTTAAGAAGGAAATCGATGAAACCTTTTATCAGGATGTTCGCAATAAGTTCAATTATTATGGTTTGCAAAGCACCCTGCTTACCAAATCTCAAAAATGGGAAAATCATTTGCAGTTACATATTCATAATGAGGTAGAAACTGCAAAAAGCAGTCTTATTACTGAACAGGAAGAAAGTTTTGAAGGATACACTAATAACCTGAAAATTGATAATATTTTTGTAGCAATAAGTAATTCCTTAAAATTTAAACTCACCCAGGATAATTACCTAAGGGGAGGTATTTCTCTCAAGAGGAGTTGGTTTAATGGTGACGAATATCTTCTTAAAAATGCCAATTTCACTTTACGGCATAAATTGAAAAATAAGGGAGTAGTTCGATTAGGTTATAGTTTTAAGGAAGAATTACCTGAGTTGCAATTACTTTTACCTAATTATGCGCTGAATTCGTATCAGGATTTTATCAGTGGTTCTGATGATATCAAAAAACTGGGAAACTCTGTGTTTTCTTTAAACTATAGTTTATATAATGATATTAAAGGGTTCTCAATAAATGCCTCTGCTTTACATACTATAACTCATTCTGGATATGCTCCGGGAGCATTTACAAATGAAAATTTTATTTTTAATGAGTTCATACCTTCACCTAACGGTAAAAATACCTTAGCTAATTTGATCTTAACTAACTATTTCAGTAAGCTTAAACTGGCAACTAAGGTAGAAACCAACCAGAGCTTCATTCAGTCTCCATTTTCTATTGATCAAACTAGTGAGCTTAAGCTTCAGAATTATTCAGGAGATTATTCATTTTCCGTGAGTTCCTATTTTGATAAATGGTTTAATTTTTCAAGTGGTTTTGCCTATCGTTATTCTTCTTCCGAGCTTAGAGATGAAACTAATTCTTTTGAAACATCGAAAGTCTTTGCTGACTTCGATATAAAGATTTTTGAATCTATAAAGTTCAATCTCAACAATGAACTTTACGTTTTAAACAAAGAAAATTACACCTTTATGAACGCAAATATCGTATACGAACCCAAGCAAAGCAGATGGTCAGGAACCGTTCAATTGAACAATCTATTAAACGAGCGTGAATATCTATTACAAAGTATTAATTCCTTTAAGTCGTATCAGAAACGGATTAGTCTTGTCCCTGCCTATGCGCTATTGAGTATCAAATACAGATTTTAA
- a CDS encoding response regulator transcription factor, with protein sequence MNKIKLLLVEDEITMAQIIKESLETRDFIVLHSRNGEEAFQMYQDHSPDILVVDIMMPVKDGLTLTKEIRSNDTQTPIIFLTAKSQPQDVVTGFDTGGNDYLKKPFSIEELIVRVKNLVNRKPRQDNMHELILGQYKFNPNNQTLQYKEEKIETLTSRESQLLLFLAQNKNQIVERNTVLDLMWTNNDFYSSRSMDVFISKLRKLLHKDKTLKILNVRGVGYKLIG encoded by the coding sequence ATGAATAAAATAAAACTGTTATTAGTTGAAGACGAAATAACTATGGCTCAGATAATTAAAGAAAGCCTGGAAACACGTGATTTTATTGTACTACATTCCCGAAACGGGGAAGAAGCTTTCCAAATGTATCAGGATCATTCTCCTGATATTTTGGTGGTTGATATTATGATGCCTGTAAAGGATGGACTTACTTTAACAAAAGAGATTAGAAGTAATGATACTCAAACACCAATCATTTTTCTTACTGCCAAATCTCAACCCCAGGATGTAGTTACTGGTTTTGACACTGGTGGAAATGATTATCTCAAAAAGCCTTTTAGTATAGAAGAACTAATTGTACGTGTAAAAAACCTAGTAAACCGGAAACCTAGGCAGGATAACATGCACGAGCTAATTTTAGGGCAGTATAAGTTCAATCCGAATAACCAAACACTGCAGTATAAGGAAGAAAAAATTGAGACCCTTACAAGCAGAGAGAGTCAATTGCTCTTATTTTTAGCCCAGAATAAAAATCAGATAGTAGAACGTAATACGGTTTTGGATTTAATGTGGACAAATAATGATTTCTATTCATCCAGGAGTATGGATGTATTTATAAGTAAACTCAGGAAATTGTTGCATAAAGATAAAACGCTGAAAATTTTGAATGTTAGAGGAGTCGGTTATAAGTTAATCGGCTAA
- a CDS encoding sensor histidine kinase, with protein sequence MKKSYQRIPYLLIIVIAVTITIQLYWSYTEYQKNTVAFKNEIQNALDVAIDNYFVDFAKENSVSLKVERESGKNPDNFTITGGNKKIIDKFRPDTTDSKNVSKSSDSLKMLNNIKDIYISINEDSINFKKLKSLLNAELKRRDYNIPYKLNHYKKDSLFATSLSKSFSSGEFSVTGKSTYLKNRESLELQFPNAIQIIVKKSLLSILISLLLMTSILFALFYLQWVIKQQKQLSEIKNDLISNITHEFKTPIATIGAAIESIRFFNTNHDVEKTNRYLDYSDQQLKKLEKMVDQLMDTALLDSENWTLDKHSVDIPKWAADIVENYRMNSNGKEIILKISEDSKSNSNIEPFHLGNCLGALLDNAIKYGGNRIEVNIENKKELKIRVSDNANTLNKEQATNIFDKFYRVPQGNLHNVKGYGIGLYYVKKIAEKHNGAAEIVLKNNKTSFIISIPNE encoded by the coding sequence ATGAAAAAATCATATCAACGTATCCCTTATTTATTAATTATTGTTATAGCTGTAACTATAACCATTCAGCTCTATTGGAGTTATACAGAATACCAGAAAAATACGGTGGCTTTTAAAAACGAAATACAAAATGCACTGGACGTTGCTATCGATAATTACTTTGTGGATTTTGCGAAGGAAAATTCGGTTTCGTTGAAGGTTGAAAGAGAATCCGGTAAAAATCCTGACAATTTTACCATCACTGGTGGGAATAAAAAAATTATAGATAAATTCCGTCCTGATACTACCGATTCAAAGAATGTTAGTAAATCTTCGGACAGTCTGAAGATGTTAAATAACATAAAGGATATTTATATATCAATCAATGAAGACTCTATTAATTTTAAAAAATTAAAAAGTCTCCTAAACGCCGAACTCAAAAGAAGGGATTATAACATTCCGTATAAATTAAATCATTATAAAAAAGATTCACTTTTTGCTACCTCTCTGAGCAAATCCTTCTCATCAGGTGAATTTAGTGTAACTGGAAAATCTACCTATTTGAAAAATCGGGAGAGCTTAGAGTTGCAATTTCCAAATGCAATTCAAATCATCGTAAAAAAAAGTCTTCTAAGTATACTTATTTCCCTTTTATTAATGACCTCAATCCTATTTGCATTATTTTATTTGCAATGGGTGATAAAGCAGCAGAAACAACTCTCTGAAATAAAAAATGACCTTATTAGCAATATAACACATGAATTTAAAACTCCAATCGCAACTATTGGCGCTGCCATTGAAAGCATACGTTTTTTCAATACAAACCACGATGTTGAGAAAACAAATAGATATCTAGACTATTCTGATCAACAGCTTAAAAAGTTAGAAAAAATGGTTGATCAACTTATGGATACCGCACTTTTAGATTCTGAAAATTGGACACTTGACAAACATTCGGTAGATATCCCAAAATGGGCAGCAGATATTGTTGAAAATTATAGGATGAATTCTAATGGAAAAGAAATTATTCTTAAAATTTCTGAAGATTCGAAAAGCAACTCCAATATTGAACCGTTCCATCTTGGTAATTGTTTAGGGGCTTTACTGGATAACGCTATTAAGTATGGAGGAAATCGAATTGAAGTAAACATTGAGAATAAAAAGGAATTAAAAATTCGGGTCAGCGATAATGCAAATACCTTGAACAAAGAGCAGGCGACTAATATTTTTGATAAATTTTATCGTGTGCCGCAAGGCAATCTTCACAACGTAAAAGGATATGGTATTGGTTTATATTATGTTAAAAAAATAGCCGAAAAACATAATGGTGCTGCAGAAATCGTTTTAAAAAATAATAAGACCTCATTTATCATTTCTATACCTAATGAATAA
- the istA gene encoding IS21 family transposase: MANTLDPMDLKQIITLHLDGYSNRKIGITLGISRNTVNSYMKLFKACDYSYEELLRFDDPALKELFPSHSTIDNQRYDELMVYFEGVNKARNHPGFTFLHHYQEYAQRAREPYSYTQFMEHYRRKYSKIKGSMKLEHEAGKEMFIDFTGKKLHVVNKETGELVPMEVFVAILPNSQYTYVEACESQKREDLISCCANALRFYGGVPQAIVSDNLKSAVTRASKYEPEINRSFKDFARHYNCVINPTRSYAPQDKALVENAVHLVYQRIYYPMREMTFFSLEELNREIKRLLVNYNTLLFQRKEASRRELFQSVEREYLKPLPSQPYEMKDYKRAKVQKMGYVYFSPDKSYYSVPYRYIGKRTLIHYTRTTVEVYYNHQRIALHKRNPAKGTYITNKEHLSSTHKGYTDWSPEFFENKAAPHGAHVLSCVKKILAATEYPEIGYKRAMGLIQLHKAYGSKRLDSACKRALAADTSSYKRIKNILENNMDKNSLFHQDLEENQTHIPVHQNIRGASAYQ, encoded by the coding sequence ATGGCCAATACACTTGATCCTATGGACCTGAAACAAATTATTACTTTACATCTTGACGGGTATAGCAACCGTAAAATAGGGATTACTCTTGGCATCTCCCGCAATACGGTGAACTCCTACATGAAGCTCTTCAAGGCATGTGACTACAGCTATGAAGAGCTCCTGCGCTTTGATGATCCCGCTCTGAAAGAACTCTTTCCCTCTCATTCCACCATCGACAACCAGCGTTACGATGAGCTGATGGTATATTTTGAGGGGGTCAATAAGGCCCGGAATCATCCTGGGTTTACCTTTCTCCATCACTATCAGGAGTATGCCCAAAGGGCCAGAGAACCCTATAGCTACACCCAATTCATGGAGCATTACCGCAGGAAGTACTCCAAGATCAAAGGATCTATGAAACTGGAGCACGAGGCCGGGAAAGAGATGTTCATCGACTTTACAGGCAAAAAGCTTCATGTGGTTAACAAGGAAACCGGAGAGTTAGTACCAATGGAGGTCTTTGTAGCTATATTGCCTAATAGCCAGTATACCTATGTGGAGGCTTGTGAGAGTCAGAAACGAGAAGATCTTATCTCCTGCTGCGCCAATGCTCTTCGCTTTTACGGTGGAGTTCCCCAGGCTATCGTCTCGGATAATTTAAAATCTGCAGTAACAAGAGCCAGTAAATACGAACCAGAAATAAACCGCAGCTTTAAAGACTTTGCAAGGCATTACAACTGTGTCATCAATCCTACCCGTAGTTATGCACCTCAGGATAAGGCCCTGGTGGAAAATGCTGTACACCTGGTTTACCAGCGGATCTACTATCCGATGCGTGAGATGACCTTCTTCTCCCTGGAAGAACTAAACCGAGAGATAAAGCGCTTGCTTGTGAACTACAACACGCTTTTGTTCCAGCGAAAGGAAGCCAGCCGCAGAGAACTTTTTCAATCCGTGGAACGGGAGTATCTAAAGCCTCTGCCGTCACAGCCATACGAAATGAAGGACTACAAAAGAGCCAAAGTCCAGAAGATGGGATACGTGTACTTCTCTCCGGATAAAAGTTACTACAGTGTTCCTTACCGCTATATCGGAAAAAGAACCTTGATCCATTACACAAGAACTACAGTAGAGGTGTATTACAATCATCAGCGGATAGCCCTTCACAAGCGGAATCCGGCAAAAGGCACCTACATTACCAATAAAGAACATCTGAGCAGCACCCATAAAGGATATACTGACTGGAGCCCGGAGTTCTTCGAAAACAAAGCTGCTCCTCATGGAGCTCATGTGCTGAGTTGTGTAAAAAAAATACTGGCAGCTACCGAATATCCGGAAATAGGATATAAGCGCGCTATGGGGCTGATCCAGCTCCACAAAGCTTATGGATCTAAAAGATTAGACAGCGCCTGTAAGAGGGCTCTGGCAGCAGATACATCATCCTATAAGCGGATCAAGAACATCCTGGAGAATAACATGGACAAAAACTCCCTGTTCCATCAGGACCTGGAAGAAAATCAAACCCATATCCCGGTACACCAGAATATAAGAGGCGCCTCAGCCTATCAGTAA
- the istB gene encoding IS21-like element helper ATPase IstB: MNNNQTIEKLKQMRLGAMASLHLQHIKDNRLESLTADEYLALLTDHEWDHRQNRKIDRLLSQANFRQKANLTDVNYTQNRNLDKNMFTRLGTLDFMNRKENIILTGASGVGKSYLAQALGHEACIMGHRTIYSNTARLFKKLKLSKMDGTYLKELKKLLKADLLILDDFGLQAFDNHARETLMDIIDDRYNKSSTILSSQIPVSAWYDIIGEGTIADAILDRIVNSSHRIDLKGESLRKGVLKNE; the protein is encoded by the coding sequence ATGAACAACAATCAGACTATCGAAAAATTAAAACAAATGCGCCTGGGTGCTATGGCCTCCCTGCACCTTCAGCACATCAAGGATAACCGCCTGGAGTCTCTCACTGCCGATGAATACCTGGCTCTCTTGACAGATCATGAGTGGGATCATCGTCAGAACAGAAAGATCGACCGGCTGCTGAGCCAGGCTAACTTCAGGCAAAAAGCAAACCTTACAGATGTGAATTACACCCAAAACCGAAACCTGGATAAGAACATGTTTACCCGTCTTGGAACCCTTGACTTTATGAACCGAAAGGAAAACATTATCCTTACCGGCGCTTCTGGAGTAGGGAAAAGTTACCTGGCTCAGGCTTTAGGTCATGAAGCTTGTATAATGGGGCACAGAACTATTTACTCCAACACTGCACGTCTGTTCAAAAAGCTTAAGCTCAGCAAAATGGATGGTACTTACCTTAAGGAGCTGAAAAAACTCCTCAAGGCAGATCTTCTTATTCTTGATGATTTTGGTCTGCAGGCCTTTGATAATCACGCCAGGGAAACTCTCATGGATATCATTGATGATCGATACAATAAAAGTTCAACCATCCTCTCATCCCAAATCCCCGTCTCCGCCTGGTACGACATTATTGGAGAAGGCACTATTGCAGATGCTATTTTAGACCGGATCGTCAACTCCTCACACCGCATAGATCTCAAAGGTGAGTCGTTGAGGAAAGGTGTTTTAAAAAACGAGTAG
- a CDS encoding tyrosine-type recombinase/integrase, which yields MANVKIVLRKNMIRKDGTIPLALRISENYKTNYHWLGQYVFEKDWDKTAGKVKRTHPNYRKLNNFLMKKLTEVNDIYFESKDRITPKQIKQKLKGPGGLKSFFALAAERIKDKYERGTFSVAKSELSILYNLEEFLNLKKSKNKSTVTKEIKERRRERISRAKKAEYMWMDGVNYFQKSTALRFQEIDEAFINKYKTFCLSYLNQTTRTVTNQLIFIRTLFNLAIKEGIIDQKYYPFAGEKEKIRIGSGNKIGLTIEEVEKIEALKFEEGASIWHTHNVWLFAFYFAGIRISDVVKLKWSDFKDNRLYYVMNKNEKALSLKIPHKAEKILSYYRKDKILYNGYVFPFLKNVHPKDAEEIYIKTKNATKLLNKYLKRIAEECGIDKNLSNHIARHSFGNIAGDKIHPLMLQKLYRHSNLKTTLNYQANFIHRDADEALDSVINF from the coding sequence ATGGCTAATGTAAAGATTGTTTTACGGAAGAACATGATAAGAAAGGATGGCACAATTCCACTTGCATTGAGGATTAGTGAAAATTATAAAACAAACTATCATTGGCTTGGACAATATGTTTTTGAAAAGGACTGGGATAAAACTGCTGGAAAAGTTAAAAGAACTCATCCCAACTATAGAAAATTGAACAATTTTTTGATGAAAAAGTTGACCGAGGTCAATGATATTTATTTTGAGTCAAAAGATCGTATTACTCCCAAACAAATCAAACAAAAATTAAAAGGACCTGGGGGCTTAAAATCTTTTTTTGCATTAGCAGCTGAACGTATAAAAGACAAATATGAAAGGGGGACATTCTCTGTAGCCAAATCCGAATTGTCAATCCTCTATAATTTAGAAGAATTTTTAAATCTAAAAAAATCTAAAAACAAATCTACAGTTACTAAAGAGATCAAAGAACGGCGTAGAGAGCGTATAAGTAGGGCAAAAAAAGCCGAATATATGTGGATGGATGGAGTGAACTATTTCCAAAAAAGTACAGCTTTACGATTTCAGGAAATTGATGAGGCATTTATAAATAAATATAAAACTTTTTGTCTTTCTTATTTAAACCAAACAACCAGAACTGTTACTAATCAGCTTATTTTTATTAGAACACTTTTTAACTTAGCAATAAAAGAAGGTATTATTGATCAAAAGTATTATCCTTTTGCAGGGGAAAAAGAGAAAATTCGAATTGGTTCTGGTAATAAAATCGGACTAACTATAGAAGAGGTTGAAAAAATAGAAGCTCTAAAATTTGAAGAAGGTGCTTCAATTTGGCATACTCATAATGTATGGCTGTTTGCTTTCTATTTTGCAGGCATACGTATTTCTGATGTGGTTAAACTGAAATGGTCTGATTTTAAGGATAATCGTCTTTATTATGTAATGAATAAGAATGAAAAGGCGTTGAGCTTAAAAATTCCTCATAAAGCCGAAAAAATATTAAGCTATTACAGAAAGGATAAGATACTTTATAATGGATATGTATTTCCTTTTCTAAAAAATGTCCATCCTAAAGATGCTGAAGAAATTTATATTAAAACAAAAAATGCTACCAAACTTCTCAATAAATATCTAAAACGAATTGCAGAGGAATGTGGTATAGATAAAAATTTGTCCAATCACATTGCAAGACACAGCTTTGGGAATATTGCAGGTGATAAAATTCATCCTTTGATGCTGCAAAAGCTCTATCGTCATAGTAATCTAAAGACTACTCTGAATTATCAGGCCAATTTCATTCATCGAGATGCTGATGAAGCTTTGGATAGTGTGATAAATTTTTGA